The Neofelis nebulosa isolate mNeoNeb1 chromosome 1, mNeoNeb1.pri, whole genome shotgun sequence sequence ACCTGAGGGATTTTTACCTGTTGGCTGCTCTGATTGCCTGTTTAAGGCTGGATTCCGCAATAGCTCAAGAACTTATTTACACTATTAGAGAGGAATTGCCTGAAAATGTGCCCATAGGAAACATACCAAAGGATCTGAACATTTCTCACATCAATGCTGCCACAGGGACCAGTGCCAGCCTTGTCTACAGACTGGTTTCTAAAGCTGGGGATGCCCCTTTGGTGAAAGTATCCAGTAGCACTGGGGAAATTTTCACAACCTCCAATAGAATAGACAGAGAAAAACTCTGTGCTGGAGCCTCTTATGCTGAGGAGAATGAGTGTTTCTTTGAACTTGAGGTAGTGATCCTCCCCAATGATTTTTTCAGgctgatcaaaataaaaataattgtcaagGATACCAATGATAATGCCCCCATGTTTCCATCCCCTGTCATCAATATTTCCATTCCAGAAAACACTTTGATCAACAGCCGCTTTCCAATTCCATCAGCAACAGATCCTGACACAGGCTTCAATGGTGTACAGCATTATGAATTGTTAAATGGGCAGAGTGTTTTTGGACTGGATATCGTGGAAACTCCGGAGGGAGAGAAGTGGCCGCAATTGATTGTTCAGCAAAACTTGGACAGAGAACAGAAAGATACCTATGTGATGAAAATCAAAGTAGAGGATGGAGGCACTCCACAGAAATCCAGCACGGCCATACTGCAGGTCACAGTAAGTGATGTAAATGACAACAGGCCAGTGTTTAAAGAGGGTCAAGTGGAGGTGCATATTCCAGAGAATGCTCCTGTGGGCACCTCTGTAATTCAGCTCCATGCCACTGATGCAGATATAGGCAGTAATGCTGAAATCCGGTACATTTTTGGTGCCCAGGTCGCCCCTGCAACCAAAAGGCTCTTTGCTTTAAATAATACTACTGGGCTGATTACAGTTCAGAGGTCCCTAGATCGAGAGGAGACAGCCATTCACAAAGTGACAGTGCTGGCTAGTGATGGCAGCTCCACTCCTGCTCGAGCAACGGTTACCATCAATGTCACTGATGTAAATGATAACCCTCCTAACATAGACCTCAGGTACATTATAAGTCCCATCAATGGCACAGTGTATTTATCTGAGAAAGATCCTGTCAATACAAAGATTGCCCTAATTACAGTTTCAGATAAGGACACAGATGTGAATGGCAAAGTGATCTGTTTTATTGAAAGAGAGGTCCCATTTCATTTGAAGGCAGTATACGATAACCAATATTTGTTAGAGACCTCCTCTTTGTTGGACTATGAGGGCACCAAAGAATTCAGCTTTAAAATTGTTGCCTCTGATTCTGGGAAACCCAGTTTAAATCAGACTGCCCTGGTAAGGGTTAAGCTTGAGGACGAAAATGACAACCCACCAATTTTCAACCAGCCTGTAATTGAGCTGTCAGTTTCTGAAAACAACCGACGTGGGTTATACTTAACAACTATTAGTGCCACAGATGAAGACAGTGGGAAAAATGCGGACATTGTTTATCAGCTTGGACCGAATGCCTCCTTCTTTGATTTGGACCGAAAGACAGGAGTTTTGACAGCCTCCAGAGTCTTTGACAGAGAAGAACAGGAGCGGTTCATTTTTACAGTAACTGCCAGGGACAATGGAACCCCTCCCCTCCAAAGCCAAGCGGCCGTGATAGTTACTGTTCTGGATGAGAATGACAATAGCCCCAAGTTTACTCAtaatcattttcaattttttgtgtctGAGAATCTGCCAAAGTATAGTACTGTGGGGGTGATCACAGTGACAGATGCAGATGCTGGAGAGAATAAAGCTGTGACTCTCTCCATTCTAAATGACAATGATAATTTTGTGCTGGATCCCTATTCTGGAGTCATAAAGTCAAATGTCTCATTTGATAGAGAGCAGCAGAGTTCCTACACTTTTGATGTCAAAGCCACTGATGGAGGACAACCACCTCGTTCCTCCACTGCAAAAGTAACTATCAATGTCATGGATGTCAATGACAATAGCCCAGTTGTCATTTCTCCACCTTCCAACACTTCTTTTAAGTTGGTACCCCTCTCAGCCATTCCTGGCTCTGTGGTAGCAGAAGTTTTTGCAGTGGATATTGACACTGGGATGAACGCCGAACTGAAGTATACAATTGTGAGTGGGAACAACAAAGGCTTGTTTCGGATCGATCCAGTAACAGGTAACATCACTCTGGAAGAGAAGCCAGCACCTACTGATGTGGGCTTGCACCGTTTGGTGGTCAATATAAGTGACCTGGGATACCCTAAGTCTTTGCACACACTCGTGCTTGTTTTTCTTTACGTTAATGACACCGCTGGGAATGCCTCCTATATCTATGACTTGATTCGCAGGACTATGGAGACCCCACTGGATAGGAACATAGGGGACAGTAGCCAACCCTATCAAAATGAGGACTATCTCACCATCATGATTGCCATCGTCGCAGGGGCCATGGTGGTCATAGTGGTGATCTTCGTCACTGTCCTGGTGCGATGTCGCCATGCATCGAGGTTCAAAGCAGCTCAGAGGAGCAAGCAAGGTGCTGAGTGGATGTCCCCAAACCaggagaacaaacaaaacaagaaaaagaaaaggaagaaaagaaagtctcCCAAGAGCTCTCTTTTGAACTTTGTTACAATTGAAGAGTCCAAACCTGACGATGCAGTTCACGAACCTATCAATGGGACAATAAGTCTGCCCGCTGAGCTGGAGGAGCAAAGTATAGGAAGATTTGACTGGGGCCCAGCCCCTCCAACAACCTTCAAGCCTAACAGCCCTGACCTGGCCAAGCACTACAAATCTGCTTCTCCACAGCCTGCTTTTCATCTTAAACCAGACACTCCGGTTTCCGTGAAAAAACATCATGTGATTCAGGAACTCCCTTTGGACAACACCTTTGTCGGGGGTTGTGACACCCTCTCCAAACGCTCTTCCACTAGTTCAGATCACTTCAGTGCCTCAGAGTGCAGTTCCCAAGGAGGCTTCAAGACAAAGGGCCCCTTACACACCAGACAGGTAAACGAGCACTTTTACTGGTCTATAAGTACTGCATACAAGTGCCCAGTCAACCAGTATTAACGTGCCAGTGTGTCTCTTGTTTTGGTCTAACTTTAGCTTAgttacaaagagggaaaaaaaaaacttgacccCTTTTTTTATTCCTCTGGGGCTCAGTCAAGAATTTTTAGAACAGCTTTGAAATTTCTGAGTTCTGAGAATTATTTAACTTCCCAGTTTCCTTCAAATgacaaaagatgaaaagaggaaataattccAAAATGTCCCAAGATAATGTTTGCTGAAGAAGAAAACCTGTCCTGTTATGCCAAATTCTGCTCCTGGGGTTTCCAAATTGACTGCTTCAAGATTTTCACATTACCTTTTGATCTAAAAAGTCACCTTCAAATCCCAAGTTTTAAATGACGTTTGAAGGTGTCGCTATAATTATTTTGGAGCTGTGGTTGCTAaaggggttaatttttttttagtctctaaaCAAGATAGTAGTTTATTAAATGTACATCAGCCGTGAAGCACATGATTGTTGATAGATTGCAACGAAGCCATATAGGAAGCCTTCTCTTTGATTTCAGATGATTTCATTGTAATATAGTACATTGGGTATTGAATAGAAGGTTGGCAAATTGTCCGTAATGGCCAAAGTactctttcaagaaaaaaaaaaaaaatagaaggaatgcTTTCTCCCTGATATAACCAATTTATACAGAAAAGAATGAATCCATTGTAAATATTCTCCCATCTTAGTAATGCATAAGTGATCTGTCATAACTCATTTTAAACTGTGAAATATGCCATATGAAGAGGGATTAAGAGGCTGAGAAACTCATATTTCAACCAAATCCAGAATTAGTTTTTCTTAGGTCTAATAATTCCTtgttaataaagatttaaatgcaGTGctgtctaatttatttcactggTGCTTGTCTATTGCCATGAAATTTGAGTGTCAGTAATAGCCTGTAGATGGCACTAGGGTATCATGTCGCTTGTGCTGGCCAGGCGCCCATCCCGCAGTAGcaaggaaaggggggagggaaggatcaAGCTGGTACTACAGCCAAAGATACCTTTTATTTAATGATAGTTGCTCTGGAGCAACTAGCATTTCAATTCATTTGGTTGCTCTTTTGTGATTAGCTCTCACCACACCAACTTTCTAGGATTTCGTAATCTGAGTTCTACCCTTGTTGGTACTGAGTCCCCCTGTGGTGATGGCCCATCTGAATTTGTTCAAAATAAGGAACATATAGATttcagaaaatcaaggaaagcaaaaataaatttgcagGACAGTATTGACAATTGTTGATCAGTGTGTGAAAACTCaagagtttttccttttttatgtggGACGTGGGGTGAGATAGAATGTTTTATTGAAACTCTATTTCCCTCTTACCATCTAGTGTTTATTGCTCTGGAATGACTTTAAGGTTTTGTGGTAATAAGATATTCATAAAAGTAATTTTGACAGTGAATCACATAGATATTCCCAGAACAGTAAGCATAATGTCTATCTGTGATTATTCAACTAAAATCTCTACTTCTTAATGTAAAAGATTAGATATCTAGagcattttaaaagtacatacaCTTTAAAGCTTGAAGGCACAGAATGAGAGGAATTAAAATAAGTCCGTGTCAGAATTCTAGAGGAGCATATGAAGTTATCTGATAGAAGTTGAAGTTGGGAAgacttatttttatgttaactTCATCAGCTTTTTAAGAGaggttgttttaaaatgtagaagaTTTCTGAGCTTAGTAAAGGTTTGTGAAAGTTGGTAAATAAGATAGTTATGCTAAGTAATTTTTGAAACTAATGGACTTAATGGATTTAATGGACTTAAATATGAAGGTActattaatgaaaagaaagaaaacggcttttttacttactttttaggTGAAGGTCACTCACAATATGCTGATATTTTATGATTTGCATACTCTCTTGAAAAAAGCAAGCATGATTTGAACTTTTCATACAAAATCTgaaatttgttttccaaagaaacatTCTGATATTCTTCCAACATCATCTTTCTTTTCATGTAAATGTGGTGTGGATTAGCATTGACGCACGGGCCCACTTTTTCTGACTTTTCCACAAAACTTGAAACTCTATGTAGTACAGTGACATAAATGTTAAGTGCATTTCAGCAAATTatggaaaagatattttgttTAGGCTTAGTCATAAGAACATTTGTATGATGTAATCTTTAAAATAGGATGCTGACTAATTCTCTAACTGGAACTAAAGTGCATTTTAGACATTCCTTGAGACCATGTGTTACTGTGCAGTTCTCATTGTAGTCATTTGGATGTTCAGACATAGCTGTAATTCACTATTATGCTGAAAAGCTATTGAAATGGCTTTGCTTATACCTTTTAGAAATTTTCACGCCGAGAAAGAAAAATTGCAGTGTTGGAGAAAAGGAATATTGGAAGTAAGGAGAAGTGTTGGTGATAGCAATATGTACAATTTTAGTGTAAGAGGCATATTTTCTATGAATGAAGAACATAAATTATATACGatccttttaggttttttttttttttaactgaactaCATGAGTGTTATCTGAAGATGTTCTAGTTAAgctcaaataaaaattctatttttagctCCTTCTCTTCAACTAGTTGCTTTTATACAGAATATGCTCCTGAAGCtacacaattttgaaaaaagtaGGGTTTATCACAACAAAAGCTTTCAAAGGAATTTATAAACATATAACGTGTGAAGATTTTTATTTGAGTGGGCACAGAGTGCTGTGAACAGGAATACCTTTTTCACTTAATGGTGCTAGTTGATGTGTGAGTAAAATGCAAGATTCTTGAGTAAAGGGCTACCAAATTTAAATATCATTCATTTGTGTTGTCCATACAATGAAAACATAATGTCTGACTCTTCTGCCATCAGGGCATTAGTTCCTATTTTGTCTTTCATTCCCCTGCTGTTTTGCCTTGTGTGACCCTGCAAAGAATGTTGGAAACCATATTCCTCATCCACTCGATTTCACTGagctttcattttccttgaacATAACAAATCTGTCACTGGATTTTCCACAAATTATTTTGCATGAATTTTCAGAAGTACCCTTATCATTCACAGATTGGGTGGAATTTCCCGtttttaagaaaagcaagagCATgtcttgatatttatttataaataagcaaAGTTCACTGTTATAGGTTTAAGAGGATGGCAAGATAATCAATTCCAGTAGGGCTTAAAGTGATAAAGCTCATTGGTgtatttttctaaaaggaaaatatattcttagtggatgtgatttttaaaatgtgatattaagttctcaaactttaaggTGTCTCAGAATGAACCGGAGGGTTTCTTAAAACATGGACCCCACTCCCAGATGTTCTGATTCAGTACCATTGGGGTCAAGCCTGAAAGTTTCCATTGCTGACGAGATCCTAGTCATGTTGATGCTGTTAGTCCagagaccatactttgagaaccactgcctcaGCATATTGGAATAAGAAACGTCAGGTCTTTTCCCTTTCAGATTATCATTTCCAGAGTACCTGTTTGTACACAGCCCAGCTCTCACTCAGCTCACTTATTGACAGCCTTTTTATTGTGGCTGGAGGGGCTTTACAGTAAGCTGTTTATTGCTATTTCCCAACCTGGTTGACAGCACTTGGGGAATTAATTTTCTTGGCCCCAGTGTGCTTTTTGTGGGggtataaatgaaaatgttaaaaaaaaaaaagtgacctatTTACATTTGACAACTTCTTCCAGTAATAAAACAATCTGTGAGAGTTGCATTACAGTCTGGTTCTGGGTAAACAGTcatgtttaattttctaaatgaaatgCTTATTTTAGAGTTTAAGTATCCTGACTTCAACTGTTCACAATCGAGAGTATTTGCTCATAtgtatatctgtgtatgtatCGAAGAAATTAAACATTGAAAATGTGTGTGCCTGCTATACTCAAATTTATACATGTACTTTTACTACAGAAAGGGAATTGCTTCTATTCCCAGTCATTTAGAGATACCATACtacatttatgattatttttcatttttgaataatCCCACTACAACCACTGAAGTGCTGTGTCACGTAAAATGCAGAAGACAGTCATAGAATTGCTATTTAGAACAGTGGGAAAATGCAATTGAAAGAAGTGAAGGCAGCAAATCTGAACTAATGTGAGGCTACTAAAAAAATGTGACGATACTTGAAACCACTAAATGTTGCAGTATATCGTGACAGTTGAACACAGGTGGTATGTGGAGAAAAATTGCTCCCCAAGATGCAGAGTATATTTACAATGTTATCAGTTGCGATTTTTATTTCCACTCCTTCCCTTTGGCCAAGTGCCCTATGATCAAGAAGTCAGTTGTGAGGTAAAGGAAACCCAGACCCCTTGGATTGATTTAGGAATTTGAAATGAGGATGGGCCATCTATTCAAACTGGCTACCTTTCCTCTTGGATTTGTGATacaaatacttgatttttttttcaacttgataCAGCTAAGCTATAAGATTCAAGGTACATTTTAGTATTCATTGCTAATAACCTTGAggagagtaaaaataaaagttgccACTGTATTAAGCATAGATGTGTCTTCTGATTACTGAATACGTGTTAACGTAGAGAAAACAATTTCAGTAGTTAAAAGACTATCTCCTAAATTTTACGattatttctatatatagaaaCACTCTAAACTGATGTTCCCTTAGTTTCAAGTGAGTCATCCTTACGGTGTTATAGAAGAGGCTTTAATATCACTAAAATTACCTTGCAAGCATTGTACTGGTAAGAATACGTGATATTCTTTGGGTATATGTATagtcttattaaatatttcaagctATAATGTATCTTCTCATAATAgctcaaattaaaatatacatgaaatagtaaaatagaatttagatTTAATGAAAAACCTCAAATCTAAAACCACATTTCCTCATAACCAATTGTGAATTAGTCTGACTCTTgaactttcattttttatgttgacTGACATATGTGAGATGTGCATAAACTATACccaaaatattagaaatggtctcttaatgaattatttttcatatcGCATTATTTTCTGTGACAGTACTGAGGTATGAAAGTGAGACctgtaaattattttctcagaagcattgtttccacaattttattttattgttcagattgttttggtttctaatttttttgggagggggtaGGTGGGAATGCAGAAATAGTCCAAATGCTAACTAACACCCACAGACGCCATGCTGGTCTAGCGGTACCAGACTGAGTGTTTATGGGATCGAGGGCCATGTCAACTTTACTGCTCCTTTTTTAGCACTTTCTCGGTTTGACTTTGTCAGAGTTGAACTCCTAGCTTGCGTATTATTTCAGGCAAAAAAGAAAGTGAGTTTAGTGAATTGTTTACCACTTTCACTTAAAATCCCTGCAGTAAGCGTTCTCTGAATTTAGTGTGATGTTTTCTTGAAGGAGACCCTTTATTCAAACTAGTCTCTTGCTAATATTAACAAGTTAGTTAATATCTTATATAGTCAAGGTAGTTGGAAactaagaattatttaaaaa is a genomic window containing:
- the PCDH9 gene encoding protocadherin-9 isoform X8, with the protein product MDLRDFYLLAALIACLRLDSAIAQELIYTIREELPENVPIGNIPKDLNISHINAATGTSASLVYRLVSKAGDAPLVKVSSSTGEIFTTSNRIDREKLCAGASYAEENECFFELEVVILPNDFFRLIKIKIIVKDTNDNAPMFPSPVINISIPENTLINSRFPIPSATDPDTGFNGVQHYELLNGQSVFGLDIVETPEGEKWPQLIVQQNLDREQKDTYVMKIKVEDGGTPQKSSTAILQVTVSDVNDNRPVFKEGQVEVHIPENAPVGTSVIQLHATDADIGSNAEIRYIFGAQVAPATKRLFALNNTTGLITVQRSLDREETAIHKVTVLASDGSSTPARATVTINVTDVNDNPPNIDLRYIISPINGTVYLSEKDPVNTKIALITVSDKDTDVNGKVICFIEREVPFHLKAVYDNQYLLETSSLLDYEGTKEFSFKIVASDSGKPSLNQTALVRVKLEDENDNPPIFNQPVIELSVSENNRRGLYLTTISATDEDSGKNADIVYQLGPNASFFDLDRKTGVLTASRVFDREEQERFIFTVTARDNGTPPLQSQAAVIVTVLDENDNSPKFTHNHFQFFVSENLPKYSTVGVITVTDADAGENKAVTLSILNDNDNFVLDPYSGVIKSNVSFDREQQSSYTFDVKATDGGQPPRSSTAKVTINVMDVNDNSPVVISPPSNTSFKLVPLSAIPGSVVAEVFAVDIDTGMNAELKYTIVSGNNKGLFRIDPVTGNITLEEKPAPTDVGLHRLVVNISDLGYPKSLHTLVLVFLYVNDTAGNASYIYDLIRRTMETPLDRNIGDSSQPYQNEDYLTIMIAIVAGAMVVIVVIFVTVLVRCRHASRFKAAQRSKQGAEWMSPNQENKQNKKKKRKKRKSPKSSLLNFVTIEESKPDDAVHEPINGTISLPAELEEQSIGRFDWGPAPPTTFKPNSPDLAKHYKSASPQPAFHLKPDTPVSVKKHHVIQELPLDNTFVGGCDTLSKRSSTSSDHFSASECSSQGGFKTKGPLHTRQCNSHSKSDNIPVTPQKCPSSAGFHIQENEESHYEPQDEFYDQASPDKRTEADGNSDPNSGLPAGHWNKTLLMDFLFQT
- the PCDH9 gene encoding protocadherin-9 isoform X4, giving the protein MDLRDFYLLAALIACLRLDSAIAQELIYTIREELPENVPIGNIPKDLNISHINAATGTSASLVYRLVSKAGDAPLVKVSSSTGEIFTTSNRIDREKLCAGASYAEENECFFELEVVILPNDFFRLIKIKIIVKDTNDNAPMFPSPVINISIPENTLINSRFPIPSATDPDTGFNGVQHYELLNGQSVFGLDIVETPEGEKWPQLIVQQNLDREQKDTYVMKIKVEDGGTPQKSSTAILQVTVSDVNDNRPVFKEGQVEVHIPENAPVGTSVIQLHATDADIGSNAEIRYIFGAQVAPATKRLFALNNTTGLITVQRSLDREETAIHKVTVLASDGSSTPARATVTINVTDVNDNPPNIDLRYIISPINGTVYLSEKDPVNTKIALITVSDKDTDVNGKVICFIEREVPFHLKAVYDNQYLLETSSLLDYEGTKEFSFKIVASDSGKPSLNQTALVRVKLEDENDNPPIFNQPVIELSVSENNRRGLYLTTISATDEDSGKNADIVYQLGPNASFFDLDRKTGVLTASRVFDREEQERFIFTVTARDNGTPPLQSQAAVIVTVLDENDNSPKFTHNHFQFFVSENLPKYSTVGVITVTDADAGENKAVTLSILNDNDNFVLDPYSGVIKSNVSFDREQQSSYTFDVKATDGGQPPRSSTAKVTINVMDVNDNSPVVISPPSNTSFKLVPLSAIPGSVVAEVFAVDIDTGMNAELKYTIVSGNNKGLFRIDPVTGNITLEEKPAPTDVGLHRLVVNISDLGYPKSLHTLVLVFLYVNDTAGNASYIYDLIRRTMETPLDRNIGDSSQPYQNEDYLTIMIAIVAGAMVVIVVIFVTVLVRCRHASRFKAAQRSKQGAEWMSPNQENKQNKKKKRKKRKSPKSSLLNFVTIEESKPDDAVHEPINGTISLPAELEEQSIGRFDWGPAPPTTFKPNSPDLAKHYKSASPQPAFHLKPDTPVSVKKHHVIQELPLDNTFVGGCDTLSKRSSTSSDHFSASECSSQGGFKTKGPLHTRQCNSHSKSDNIPVTPQKCPSSAGFHIQENEESHYEPQDEFYDQASPDKRTEADGNSDPNSDGPLGPRGLAEATEMCTQECLVLGHSDNCWMPPGLGPYQHPKSPLSTFAPQKEWVKKDKLVNGHTLTRAWKEDSNRNQFNDRKQYGSNEGHFNNGSHMTDIPLANLKSYKQAGGTIESPKEHQL
- the PCDH9 gene encoding protocadherin-9 isoform X3 — its product is MDLRDFYLLAALIACLRLDSAIAQELIYTIREELPENVPIGNIPKDLNISHINAATGTSASLVYRLVSKAGDAPLVKVSSSTGEIFTTSNRIDREKLCAGASYAEENECFFELEVVILPNDFFRLIKIKIIVKDTNDNAPMFPSPVINISIPENTLINSRFPIPSATDPDTGFNGVQHYELLNGQSVFGLDIVETPEGEKWPQLIVQQNLDREQKDTYVMKIKVEDGGTPQKSSTAILQVTVSDVNDNRPVFKEGQVEVHIPENAPVGTSVIQLHATDADIGSNAEIRYIFGAQVAPATKRLFALNNTTGLITVQRSLDREETAIHKVTVLASDGSSTPARATVTINVTDVNDNPPNIDLRYIISPINGTVYLSEKDPVNTKIALITVSDKDTDVNGKVICFIEREVPFHLKAVYDNQYLLETSSLLDYEGTKEFSFKIVASDSGKPSLNQTALVRVKLEDENDNPPIFNQPVIELSVSENNRRGLYLTTISATDEDSGKNADIVYQLGPNASFFDLDRKTGVLTASRVFDREEQERFIFTVTARDNGTPPLQSQAAVIVTVLDENDNSPKFTHNHFQFFVSENLPKYSTVGVITVTDADAGENKAVTLSILNDNDNFVLDPYSGVIKSNVSFDREQQSSYTFDVKATDGGQPPRSSTAKVTINVMDVNDNSPVVISPPSNTSFKLVPLSAIPGSVVAEVFAVDIDTGMNAELKYTIVSGNNKGLFRIDPVTGNITLEEKPAPTDVGLHRLVVNISDLGYPKSLHTLVLVFLYVNDTAGNASYIYDLIRRTMETPLDRNIGDSSQPYQNEDYLTIMIAIVAGAMVVIVVIFVTVLVRCRHASRFKAAQRSKQGAEWMSPNQENKQNKKKKRKKRKSPKSSLLNFVTIEESKPDDAVHEPINGTISLPAELEEQSIGRFDWGPAPPTTFKPNSPDLAKHYKSASPQPAFHLKPDTPVSVKKHHVIQELPLDNTFVGGCDTLSKRSSTSSDHFSASECSSQGGFKTKGPLHTRQSQRRVTFHLPDGSQESCSDSGLGDHEPVGSGTLISHPLPLVQPQDEFYDQASPDKRTEADGNSDPNSDGPLGPRGLAEATEMCTQECLVLGHSDNCWMPPGLGPYQHPKSPLSTFAPQKEWVKKDKLVNGHTLTRAWKEDSNRNQFNDRKQYGSNEGHFNNGSHMTDIPLANLKSYKQAGGTIESPKEHQL
- the PCDH9 gene encoding protocadherin-9 isoform X5, which encodes MDLRDFYLLAALIACLRLDSAIAQELIYTIREELPENVPIGNIPKDLNISHINAATGTSASLVYRLVSKAGDAPLVKVSSSTGEIFTTSNRIDREKLCAGASYAEENECFFELEVVILPNDFFRLIKIKIIVKDTNDNAPMFPSPVINISIPENTLINSRFPIPSATDPDTGFNGVQHYELLNGQSVFGLDIVETPEGEKWPQLIVQQNLDREQKDTYVMKIKVEDGGTPQKSSTAILQVTVSDVNDNRPVFKEGQVEVHIPENAPVGTSVIQLHATDADIGSNAEIRYIFGAQVAPATKRLFALNNTTGLITVQRSLDREETAIHKVTVLASDGSSTPARATVTINVTDVNDNPPNIDLRYIISPINGTVYLSEKDPVNTKIALITVSDKDTDVNGKVICFIEREVPFHLKAVYDNQYLLETSSLLDYEGTKEFSFKIVASDSGKPSLNQTALVRVKLEDENDNPPIFNQPVIELSVSENNRRGLYLTTISATDEDSGKNADIVYQLGPNASFFDLDRKTGVLTASRVFDREEQERFIFTVTARDNGTPPLQSQAAVIVTVLDENDNSPKFTHNHFQFFVSENLPKYSTVGVITVTDADAGENKAVTLSILNDNDNFVLDPYSGVIKSNVSFDREQQSSYTFDVKATDGGQPPRSSTAKVTINVMDVNDNSPVVISPPSNTSFKLVPLSAIPGSVVAEVFAVDIDTGMNAELKYTIVSGNNKGLFRIDPVTGNITLEEKPAPTDVGLHRLVVNISDLGYPKSLHTLVLVFLYVNDTAGNASYIYDLIRRTMETPLDRNIGDSSQPYQNEDYLTIMIAIVAGAMVVIVVIFVTVLVRCRHASRFKAAQRSKQGAEWMSPNQENKQNKKKKRKKRKSPKSSLLNFVTIEESKPDDAVHEPINGTISLPAELEEQSIGRFDWGPAPPTTFKPNSPDLAKHYKSASPQPAFHLKPDTPVSVKKHHVIQELPLDNTFVGGCDTLSKRSSTSSDHFSASECSSQGGFKTKGPLHTRQKCPSSAGFHIQENEESHYEPQDEFYDQASPDKRTEADGNSDPNSDGPLGPRGLAEATEMCTQECLVLGHSDNCWMPPGLGPYQHPKSPLSTFAPQKEWVKKDKLVNGHTLTRAWKEDSNRNQFNDRKQYGSNEGHFNNGSHMTDIPLANLKSYKQAGGTIESPKEHQL
- the PCDH9 gene encoding protocadherin-9 isoform X7: MDLRDFYLLAALIACLRLDSAIAQELIYTIREELPENVPIGNIPKDLNISHINAATGTSASLVYRLVSKAGDAPLVKVSSSTGEIFTTSNRIDREKLCAGASYAEENECFFELEVVILPNDFFRLIKIKIIVKDTNDNAPMFPSPVINISIPENTLINSRFPIPSATDPDTGFNGVQHYELLNGQSVFGLDIVETPEGEKWPQLIVQQNLDREQKDTYVMKIKVEDGGTPQKSSTAILQVTVSDVNDNRPVFKEGQVEVHIPENAPVGTSVIQLHATDADIGSNAEIRYIFGAQVAPATKRLFALNNTTGLITVQRSLDREETAIHKVTVLASDGSSTPARATVTINVTDVNDNPPNIDLRYIISPINGTVYLSEKDPVNTKIALITVSDKDTDVNGKVICFIEREVPFHLKAVYDNQYLLETSSLLDYEGTKEFSFKIVASDSGKPSLNQTALVRVKLEDENDNPPIFNQPVIELSVSENNRRGLYLTTISATDEDSGKNADIVYQLGPNASFFDLDRKTGVLTASRVFDREEQERFIFTVTARDNGTPPLQSQAAVIVTVLDENDNSPKFTHNHFQFFVSENLPKYSTVGVITVTDADAGENKAVTLSILNDNDNFVLDPYSGVIKSNVSFDREQQSSYTFDVKATDGGQPPRSSTAKVTINVMDVNDNSPVVISPPSNTSFKLVPLSAIPGSVVAEVFAVDIDTGMNAELKYTIVSGNNKGLFRIDPVTGNITLEEKPAPTDVGLHRLVVNISDLGYPKSLHTLVLVFLYVNDTAGNASYIYDLIRRTMETPLDRNIGDSSQPYQNEDYLTIMIAIVAGAMVVIVVIFVTVLVRCRHASRFKAAQRSKQGAEWMSPNQENKQNKKKKRKKRKSPKSSLLNFVTIEESKPDDAVHEPINGTISLPAELEEQSIGRFDWGPAPPTTFKPNSPDLAKHYKSASPQPAFHLKPDTPVSVKKHHVIQELPLDNTFVGGCDTLSKRSSTSSDHFSASECSSQGGFKTKGPLHTRQCNSHSKSDNIPVTPQKCPSSAGFHIQENEESHYESQRRVTFHLPDGSQESCSDSGLGDHEPVGSGTLISHPLPLVQPQDEFYDQASPDKRTEADGNSDPNSGLPAGHWNKTLLMDFLFQT